A region from the Variovorax paradoxus genome encodes:
- a CDS encoding xanthine dehydrogenase family protein molybdopterin-binding subunit: protein MLTTDSTPTRFGSGQAVRRLEDESLLSGAGRYTDDVTLPGQAHLVFLRSPYPHAHIVSIDTAAAAAMPGVLRVLTGSELAEAGVKPMPGAVGFKRADGSDCASPPRLAMAHDRTRFVGEAVAAVVAETFQQARDAAEAVMVDYEALPMVVDLASATAAGAPQLCEEATGNIAAEMRHGSSDAATAAFAGAKHVVALDVVNQRVVALTIEPRSVLAAPDAESGRLTIRMSTQMPSGVRDSVCAALGLAKEKVRVVVGDVGGGFGMKTGAYPEDIAVAFAAMQVGRPVKWVADRSEEFLSSAHGRDIEARAELALDADGKILALRIKTLANVGAYATGTGVAIQLLIGPWVQTSVYDIQTIDFHFKAVLTNTAPTGAYRGAGRPEAIFTIERLMDEAARQTGIDRIALRRRNFIRPEQMPYKNPMAQTYDTGKFESVMDQALVLADWQGFEARAAESARNGKHRGLGVATFLEWTGGNVFEERVTVSVQADGVIEVFSAVNAMGQGIATSLAQLAVDAFGVPIEKVRVVLGDTDRGDGFGSAGSRSLFTGGSAVRIGAERTIDKARALAAQEFEAAIDDITYTRGVFTVAGTDLELDLFALAGKQPEREIFVDSTSTVAGPTWPNGCHVCEIEIDPPTGEISVVAYSSVNDVGRVINPMIVRGQLEGGAVQGIGQALYEQVVYDNETGQPLTGSLMDYAAPRADIVQAIFHMEMDESTPCANNPLGVKGVGELGTIGATPAIVNAVADAFARNGLATSAPRLHMPLSPARVWQAMHTVD from the coding sequence ATGTTGACCACTGATTCCACCCCCACGCGTTTCGGCAGCGGCCAGGCAGTGCGCCGCCTCGAGGACGAGAGCCTGCTGTCTGGCGCGGGCCGCTATACGGACGACGTCACGCTGCCTGGCCAGGCGCATCTCGTCTTCCTTCGGTCTCCCTATCCGCATGCGCACATCGTGTCGATCGACACGGCCGCCGCCGCCGCGATGCCCGGCGTGCTGCGCGTGCTCACCGGCTCTGAACTGGCCGAAGCCGGCGTCAAGCCGATGCCGGGCGCCGTGGGCTTCAAGCGGGCCGACGGCAGCGATTGCGCCAGCCCGCCGCGCCTGGCCATGGCGCACGACAGAACCCGCTTCGTGGGCGAGGCCGTGGCCGCGGTGGTGGCCGAAACCTTCCAGCAGGCACGCGATGCCGCCGAGGCGGTGATGGTCGACTACGAAGCGCTTCCCATGGTGGTCGACCTCGCAAGCGCCACCGCCGCCGGTGCGCCGCAGCTGTGCGAGGAAGCCACCGGCAACATCGCGGCTGAAATGCGGCACGGCAGCAGCGACGCCGCAACGGCCGCCTTTGCCGGGGCAAAGCACGTGGTGGCGCTCGACGTGGTCAACCAGCGCGTCGTGGCGCTGACCATCGAGCCGCGCTCGGTGCTCGCGGCGCCTGACGCCGAATCGGGCCGCCTGACGATCCGCATGAGCACCCAGATGCCTTCGGGCGTGCGCGATTCGGTGTGCGCCGCCCTCGGCCTCGCGAAGGAAAAGGTGCGCGTGGTGGTGGGCGACGTCGGAGGCGGCTTCGGCATGAAGACCGGCGCCTACCCGGAAGACATCGCCGTGGCCTTTGCCGCGATGCAGGTCGGGCGCCCCGTGAAGTGGGTGGCCGACCGCAGCGAGGAGTTTCTTTCGAGCGCGCACGGCCGCGACATCGAGGCCCGCGCCGAACTCGCGCTCGATGCGGACGGAAAGATCCTTGCGCTGCGCATCAAAACGCTGGCCAATGTCGGCGCCTATGCCACCGGCACCGGCGTTGCGATCCAGCTCTTGATCGGGCCGTGGGTGCAGACCAGCGTCTACGACATCCAGACCATCGACTTCCATTTCAAGGCGGTGCTCACCAACACCGCGCCCACGGGGGCCTACCGCGGCGCGGGCCGTCCCGAGGCGATCTTCACCATCGAGCGATTGATGGACGAGGCCGCGCGCCAGACCGGCATCGACCGCATCGCGCTGCGCCGCCGCAACTTCATCCGCCCCGAGCAGATGCCCTACAAGAACCCGATGGCGCAGACCTACGACACCGGCAAGTTCGAGTCCGTGATGGACCAGGCGCTCGTGCTGGCCGACTGGCAGGGTTTCGAGGCCCGCGCCGCCGAGTCGGCCAGGAACGGCAAGCACCGCGGCCTGGGCGTTGCCACGTTCCTCGAATGGACCGGCGGCAATGTGTTCGAGGAGCGTGTCACGGTCTCGGTGCAGGCCGATGGCGTCATCGAGGTGTTCTCCGCCGTCAACGCCATGGGGCAGGGCATTGCCACGTCGCTTGCGCAGCTGGCGGTCGATGCCTTCGGTGTGCCGATCGAGAAGGTGCGCGTCGTGCTCGGCGACACCGACCGCGGCGACGGCTTCGGCAGCGCCGGTTCGCGCTCTCTGTTCACTGGCGGATCGGCGGTTCGCATCGGCGCCGAACGCACCATCGACAAGGCGCGCGCACTCGCGGCCCAGGAGTTCGAAGCCGCCATCGACGACATCACCTATACCCGCGGTGTTTTCACCGTGGCCGGCACCGACCTCGAACTCGACCTGTTCGCTCTGGCCGGCAAGCAGCCCGAGCGCGAGATCTTCGTCGACTCCACCAGCACCGTGGCCGGCCCGACCTGGCCCAACGGCTGCCACGTCTGCGAGATCGAAATCGATCCGCCGACGGGCGAGATCAGCGTGGTGGCCTACAGCTCGGTCAACGACGTGGGCCGCGTGATCAACCCGATGATCGTTCGCGGCCAGCTCGAAGGCGGCGCGGTGCAGGGCATCGGCCAGGCGCTGTACGAACAGGTGGTGTACGACAACGAGACCGGCCAGCCGCTCACCGGCAGCCTCATGGACTACGCGGCGCCGCGCGCGGACATCGTCCAGGCCATTTTCCACATGGAAATGGACGAGTCGACACCGTGCGCCAACAACCCGCTGGGCGTGAAGGGCGTGGGCGAGCTGGGCACCATCGGCGCCACCCCCGCCATCGTGAACGCCGTGGCCGATGCCTTTGCGCGCAACGGCCTTGCGACCAGTGCTCCGCGCCTGCACATGCCGCTCAGCCCGGCGCGCGTGTGGCAGGCCATGCACACCGTCGACTGA
- the aat gene encoding leucyl/phenylalanyl-tRNA--protein transferase — protein sequence MQQLPWLEPGDALPDPASAWGEHDPVPGLLAAGGALDVDTLVHAYSRCVFPWFSEDQPILWWSPDPRMVLQVAEFKLHRSLRKTLARFTRTAGCEVRIDHDFASVIAACSQSPRTGQSGTWIVPDMVEAYMALHRAGHAHSVETWIDGKLAGGLYCVGLGRAVFGESMFTRRPDASKIALAALVCLCRRFQVKMIDCQQNTSHLASLGAREMSRSRFVAHVARAREQQGPRWHFEPVYWAELLSARPSEPT from the coding sequence ATGCAACAACTGCCCTGGCTCGAACCCGGCGACGCACTGCCCGACCCCGCCTCCGCCTGGGGCGAGCACGATCCCGTACCCGGGCTGCTCGCCGCCGGCGGAGCGCTCGATGTCGATACCCTGGTGCACGCCTACAGCCGCTGCGTGTTCCCCTGGTTCAGCGAAGACCAGCCGATTCTCTGGTGGAGTCCCGACCCCCGCATGGTGCTGCAGGTGGCCGAATTCAAGCTGCACCGGTCGCTGCGCAAGACGCTGGCCCGATTCACCCGGACGGCCGGCTGCGAGGTGCGCATCGATCACGATTTCGCCTCCGTCATCGCAGCCTGCTCGCAGTCGCCGCGCACCGGCCAATCGGGCACGTGGATCGTGCCGGACATGGTGGAGGCTTACATGGCGTTGCATCGGGCCGGCCACGCGCACAGCGTGGAAACCTGGATCGACGGCAAGCTGGCAGGCGGCCTCTACTGCGTGGGACTGGGCCGTGCGGTGTTCGGCGAGTCGATGTTCACACGCCGTCCGGACGCCTCCAAGATCGCGCTGGCCGCGCTGGTGTGCCTGTGCCGCCGCTTCCAGGTGAAGATGATCGACTGCCAGCAGAACACCTCCCACCTCGCGAGCCTGGGAGCCCGCGAAATGTCGCGCAGCCGCTTCGTGGCGCACGTCGCCAGGGCCCGGGAACAACAAGGGCCACGATGGCATTTCGAGCCCGTATACTGGGCAGAACTCCTTTCCGCGCGACCTTCCGAACCGACGTGA